Proteins encoded together in one Planctopirus ephydatiae window:
- a CDS encoding NAD-dependent epimerase/dehydratase family protein → MTDAIGSVRPRRVLVTGAGGFLGGVLARRLQAEGHQVVTIQRGDYPELANAGIECHRGSITDLSVLARAMEGCETVFHVAAKAGVWGSWLDYFRTNVQGTQAVIDTCKQANVRQLVFTSSPSVIFDGKDHAGVDESYPYPASYLAHYPATKADAERRVLSANHESLQTIALRPHLIWGPGDPHLIPRVLDRGQKGKLRRIGNRECLVDAVYVDNAADAHLLAMNALDRGIGGGQAYFVTNQEPWELWKLLNAILACRGIAPVTKTIPAVLAKSMGALFETSYRLLGKTSEPPTTRFVASQLSTSHWYSPVKIQRDLGYFPRISMDEGLQMLAKSLTSPS, encoded by the coding sequence ATGACAGATGCGATTGGTTCGGTTCGTCCTCGCCGGGTTCTTGTAACGGGTGCCGGTGGATTTCTGGGGGGCGTGCTGGCCCGTCGTTTGCAAGCTGAGGGACATCAGGTCGTCACGATTCAACGTGGCGATTACCCTGAGCTTGCAAATGCAGGAATCGAGTGCCATCGCGGCTCGATTACCGACCTTTCTGTTCTTGCCCGAGCCATGGAAGGATGTGAAACCGTCTTTCATGTGGCAGCCAAAGCCGGTGTGTGGGGATCGTGGCTCGATTACTTTCGCACGAATGTGCAGGGGACTCAGGCTGTCATCGATACCTGCAAGCAGGCAAATGTCAGACAACTTGTATTCACCAGTTCTCCCAGTGTGATCTTTGATGGAAAAGATCATGCAGGAGTGGATGAGTCCTATCCCTACCCCGCTTCTTATCTGGCTCATTACCCAGCCACTAAGGCCGATGCTGAACGACGGGTCTTGAGTGCCAATCATGAGAGTTTGCAGACGATTGCGCTCAGGCCACATCTGATCTGGGGGCCGGGAGATCCCCATTTGATTCCACGAGTACTGGATCGAGGCCAGAAGGGAAAGCTGCGCCGAATTGGAAATCGTGAATGCCTGGTCGATGCCGTCTACGTTGATAACGCCGCCGATGCTCACCTGCTGGCGATGAATGCATTGGATCGGGGCATCGGCGGAGGGCAAGCCTACTTTGTGACCAATCAGGAACCGTGGGAGCTATGGAAGTTGCTCAACGCCATCCTCGCTTGCCGTGGGATCGCTCCCGTCACAAAAACAATCCCGGCAGTTCTGGCGAAATCGATGGGTGCACTGTTTGAGACCTCCTACCGCCTCCTCGGGAAAACTTCAGAACCACCCACGACCCGTTTTGTCGCCAGCCAGCTTTCAACCAGCCATTGGTATTCACCAGTGAAAATTCAGCGAGACCTGGGGTATTTCCCCAGGATTTCGATGGACGAGGGGTTGCAGATGCTGGCCAAGTCACTGACATCCCCATCCTGA
- a CDS encoding thioredoxin family protein: protein MSPQVPAAPQSISWRASYRKAWDESKATGKPMLINISAKWCLACRTLEQQTLNQPQVQQMVNENFIAVQLDADAHRDLVQSFRVTGLPTCLVVAPDLTIEDRIIGMQPANTFTGRLSESVRPDIEMASTPAPASATQPANGI from the coding sequence ATGAGTCCTCAGGTGCCGGCAGCACCTCAGAGCATTTCATGGAGAGCCAGCTATCGAAAAGCCTGGGATGAATCCAAAGCCACTGGCAAGCCTATGCTCATCAACATCTCGGCCAAATGGTGCCTCGCCTGTCGTACACTCGAACAGCAGACGCTTAACCAGCCACAGGTGCAGCAGATGGTGAATGAAAATTTCATCGCGGTGCAACTGGATGCGGATGCTCATCGCGATCTCGTCCAGTCTTTCCGTGTCACTGGATTGCCCACGTGCCTGGTGGTCGCCCCTGATCTGACAATCGAAGACCGCATCATCGGCATGCAGCCAGCCAACACATTCACTGGTCGCCTCTCCGAATCAGTCAGACCTGACATCGAGATGGCTAGTACGCCAGCACCGGCCTCCGCAACTCAACCAGCCAATGGCATTTAA